From a region of the Daphnia pulicaria isolate SC F1-1A chromosome 1, SC_F0-13Bv2, whole genome shotgun sequence genome:
- the LOC124317752 gene encoding uncharacterized protein LOC124317752, translated as MGRTTKNQRGASGGGGGSKAETPPTTSQQQQYETALYSREDIREQYCINKKETDVLDRSSHVRQRAKGFFGCLTSRKDHGAKKKKSRSSFFSALCVRRASEENLYNGCNKPVANTNRSVTLPALQPFTVYTNEIKSGRALARRRRNCGRSRSGSRPDPLLERKRIQR; from the exons ATGGGTCGCACGACTAAAAATCAACGCGGCGCTTCCGGCGGAGGCGGCGGAAGCAAAGCCGAGACTCCACCCACTACATCTCAGCAGCAACAATACGAGACGGCCCTCTACTCGCGCGAAGACATTCGCGAGCAATACTGcatcaacaagaaagaaacggaCGTGCTGGATCGCTCGTCCCACGTGCGCCAAAGAGCCAAAGGATTTTTCGGATGCCTAACGAGTCGCAAG GATCACggtgccaagaagaagaaatcgcgTTCGTCTTTCTTTTCGGCTTTGTGCGTCCGGCGGGCCAGCGAGGAGAACCTGTACAACGGCTGCAACAAACCCGTGGCCAACACCAACCGCAGCGTCACTCTGCCGGCCCTCCAGCCCTTCACGGTAtacacaaatgaaattaaatcagGACGCGCGCTCGCccgtcgaagaagaaattgtggCCGGTCGCGTTCTGGTTCACGACCCGACCCGCTACTTGAGCGGAAGCGGATCCAGCGATGA